In Oenanthe melanoleuca isolate GR-GAL-2019-014 chromosome 8, OMel1.0, whole genome shotgun sequence, a single genomic region encodes these proteins:
- the CLCC1 gene encoding chloride channel CLIC-like protein 1 isoform X1, with the protein MLFPLVLCAVMLIGSCKIQEDEWIDPTDMLNYDAASGTMRRPYKPSYHDSEEKAVDDSVSTEISSCSRVIDSLQHKIAECEKRNAKSHESRSFYIFKRYLNKILNEAGKLGLPEENVDRVHYDAEIILTRQTYLEIVRFVNEEAWQPGALDEALSDILINFKRHDEQAWRWRFEDAFGIDLYNLFLLLLCLVCIVTVITAELWTRVLWLVQLKRFILLNFFISFGWNWVYLFKKAFAQHQAEIAKMGQFDDVCAEKLDWKGSLFEWLRSVWTFRDDPCQKYYETLLVNPVLLVPPTKALAITFTHFVTEPLKHVGQGIGEFIKALMKEMPVILQVPVLIIMALAVLVFCYGAGSSVSALRYLMSSQRRSLPPPANEQEQIAFGQYDGRTVEEYYVQRHQYVPRGHQDRGDASTRPLPTGRASNGSRSPGTAHASDEPDAQNRLYTESEVRLETLQAENFTEEAAIKQQKQETDQAEGETGGNGDPNKSLEGKSSAVEPCEEKKENVLHDSQERD; encoded by the exons ATGCTGTTTCCTTTGGTATTGTGTGCAGTTATGCTGATAGGGAGCTGTAAAATTCAAGAAGATGAATGGATTGACCCCACGGATATGCTCAATTATGATGCAGCATCAGGAACAATGAGAAGACCTTATaag CCAAGCTATCATGATTctgaggaaaaggctgtggaTGATTCCGTCAGTACTGAAATCTCGAGTTGTTCCAGGGTAATAGATTCCTTGCAACACAAG ATTGCAGAGTGTGAGAAGAGGAATGCCAAATCACATGAGAGCCgtagcttttatatttttaagcgATACTTGAATAAGATTTTAAATGAAGCTGGAAAACTTGGCCTT CCTGAGGAAAATGTGGACCGTGTCCATTATGATGCTGAGATCATTCTTACAAGACAGACATATTTGGAGATCGTCAGGTTTGTCAATGAGGAGGCCTGGCAGCCAGGTGCCCTGGATGAGGCACTGAGTGATATTTTGATCAATTTTAAACGCCACGATGAGCAAGCTTGGCGGTGGAGATTTGAAGACGCCTTTGGAATTGATCTATATAATTTGTTTTTG ctactCTTGTGCTTGGTGTGCATTGTAACCGTAATAACTGCAGAACTCTGGACACGTGTTCTTTGGTTAGTTCAGCTGAAACGttttatattattaaattttttcatCAGCTTTGGATGGAATTGGGTTTACTTATTTAAG AAGGCCTTTGCTCAGCACCAGGCAGAGATCGCCAAGATGGGGCAGTTCGACGATGTCTGTGCAGAGAAGCTGGACTGGAAGGGAAGTCTCTTTG AATGGCTTAGAAGTGTATGGACATTTCGGGATGATCCCTGTCAGAAGTATTATGAAACTCTGCTTGTAAATCCTGTTTTGCTGGTTCCACCAACAAAG GCTTTGGCAATAACTTTCACTCACTTTGTAACTGAGCCTTTGAAGCACGTAGGACAGGGTATTGGTGAATTCATCAAGGCACTCATGAAGGAGATGCCGGTAATTCTGCAGGTTCCAGTGCTCATTATCATGGCTCTGGCTGTCCTG GTATTTTGCTATGGTGCAGGATCATCAGTGTCTGCATTAAGATACTTAATGTCTTCTCAGAGGAGAAGTCTTCCTCCACCTGCCAATGAGCAGGAGCAAATAGCCTTTGGGCAGTACGATGGGAGGACAGTAGAAGAGTATTATGTGCAGAGGCATCAGTATGTCCCCAGAGGCCACCAGGACAGAGGGGATGCTTCCACAAGGCCTCTCCCCACAGGGAGAGCGagcaatggcagcaggagcccgGGCACGGCGCACGCCAGCGACGAGCCGGATGCACAG aacaGGTTGTACACCGAATCTGAAGTTCGACTTGAAACTCTCCAAGCTGAAAACTTTACTGAAGAAGCTGCaattaaacagcaaaaacagGAGACAGACCAAGCAGAGGGAGAGACTGGAGGAAACGGTGACCCTAATAAAAGCCTAGAAGGGAAAAGTTCTGCTGTGGAACCAtgtgaagagaagaaagagaatgtTTTACATGACTCCCAGGAAAGAGACTAA
- the CLCC1 gene encoding chloride channel CLIC-like protein 1 isoform X2, whose product MLIGSCKIQEDEWIDPTDMLNYDAASGTMRRPYKPSYHDSEEKAVDDSVSTEISSCSRVIDSLQHKIAECEKRNAKSHESRSFYIFKRYLNKILNEAGKLGLPEENVDRVHYDAEIILTRQTYLEIVRFVNEEAWQPGALDEALSDILINFKRHDEQAWRWRFEDAFGIDLYNLFLLLLCLVCIVTVITAELWTRVLWLVQLKRFILLNFFISFGWNWVYLFKKAFAQHQAEIAKMGQFDDVCAEKLDWKGSLFEWLRSVWTFRDDPCQKYYETLLVNPVLLVPPTKALAITFTHFVTEPLKHVGQGIGEFIKALMKEMPVILQVPVLIIMALAVLVFCYGAGSSVSALRYLMSSQRRSLPPPANEQEQIAFGQYDGRTVEEYYVQRHQYVPRGHQDRGDASTRPLPTGRASNGSRSPGTAHASDEPDAQNRLYTESEVRLETLQAENFTEEAAIKQQKQETDQAEGETGGNGDPNKSLEGKSSAVEPCEEKKENVLHDSQERD is encoded by the exons ATGCTGATAGGGAGCTGTAAAATTCAAGAAGATGAATGGATTGACCCCACGGATATGCTCAATTATGATGCAGCATCAGGAACAATGAGAAGACCTTATaag CCAAGCTATCATGATTctgaggaaaaggctgtggaTGATTCCGTCAGTACTGAAATCTCGAGTTGTTCCAGGGTAATAGATTCCTTGCAACACAAG ATTGCAGAGTGTGAGAAGAGGAATGCCAAATCACATGAGAGCCgtagcttttatatttttaagcgATACTTGAATAAGATTTTAAATGAAGCTGGAAAACTTGGCCTT CCTGAGGAAAATGTGGACCGTGTCCATTATGATGCTGAGATCATTCTTACAAGACAGACATATTTGGAGATCGTCAGGTTTGTCAATGAGGAGGCCTGGCAGCCAGGTGCCCTGGATGAGGCACTGAGTGATATTTTGATCAATTTTAAACGCCACGATGAGCAAGCTTGGCGGTGGAGATTTGAAGACGCCTTTGGAATTGATCTATATAATTTGTTTTTG ctactCTTGTGCTTGGTGTGCATTGTAACCGTAATAACTGCAGAACTCTGGACACGTGTTCTTTGGTTAGTTCAGCTGAAACGttttatattattaaattttttcatCAGCTTTGGATGGAATTGGGTTTACTTATTTAAG AAGGCCTTTGCTCAGCACCAGGCAGAGATCGCCAAGATGGGGCAGTTCGACGATGTCTGTGCAGAGAAGCTGGACTGGAAGGGAAGTCTCTTTG AATGGCTTAGAAGTGTATGGACATTTCGGGATGATCCCTGTCAGAAGTATTATGAAACTCTGCTTGTAAATCCTGTTTTGCTGGTTCCACCAACAAAG GCTTTGGCAATAACTTTCACTCACTTTGTAACTGAGCCTTTGAAGCACGTAGGACAGGGTATTGGTGAATTCATCAAGGCACTCATGAAGGAGATGCCGGTAATTCTGCAGGTTCCAGTGCTCATTATCATGGCTCTGGCTGTCCTG GTATTTTGCTATGGTGCAGGATCATCAGTGTCTGCATTAAGATACTTAATGTCTTCTCAGAGGAGAAGTCTTCCTCCACCTGCCAATGAGCAGGAGCAAATAGCCTTTGGGCAGTACGATGGGAGGACAGTAGAAGAGTATTATGTGCAGAGGCATCAGTATGTCCCCAGAGGCCACCAGGACAGAGGGGATGCTTCCACAAGGCCTCTCCCCACAGGGAGAGCGagcaatggcagcaggagcccgGGCACGGCGCACGCCAGCGACGAGCCGGATGCACAG aacaGGTTGTACACCGAATCTGAAGTTCGACTTGAAACTCTCCAAGCTGAAAACTTTACTGAAGAAGCTGCaattaaacagcaaaaacagGAGACAGACCAAGCAGAGGGAGAGACTGGAGGAAACGGTGACCCTAATAAAAGCCTAGAAGGGAAAAGTTCTGCTGTGGAACCAtgtgaagagaagaaagagaatgtTTTACATGACTCCCAGGAAAGAGACTAA